In Nitrospirota bacterium, the following proteins share a genomic window:
- a CDS encoding PHP domain-containing protein: MLLCDFHIHTKYSDGSVELRRTIDLFGQAGFDVIAITDHVVNGDNSFGKLANRFRLSVREDNFDEYISNVKHEAERAWDKYGMLVISGIEISKNYLSSEKSAHILIIDIKEFISASWSFERIFSEAKRQDALIIACHPHHTSDITRD, encoded by the coding sequence ATGTTACTGTGTGATTTTCACATTCACACAAAATACTCTGACGGTTCAGTGGAGTTAAGAAGGACAATTGACCTCTTTGGTCAGGCAGGGTTTGATGTAATCGCAATAACAGACCATGTGGTTAATGGGGACAACTCATTTGGAAAACTTGCCAATCGATTCAGACTTTCTGTCAGAGAAGATAATTTTGATGAATACATATCGAACGTAAAGCATGAGGCTGAAAGGGCATGGGATAAGTATGGGATGCTTGTAATTTCTGGAATTGAGATAAGTAAGAACTACCTCTCCTCTGAGAAGTCTGCCCATATCCTTATCATCGACATAAAGGAATTCATCTCTGCCTCCTGGAGTTTTGAGAGAATATTCAGTGAGGCGAAAAGGCAGGATGCCCTGATAATCGCCTGCCATCCCCACCATACATCTGATATAACCAGAGAT